The following coding sequences lie in one Arachis ipaensis cultivar K30076 chromosome B05, Araip1.1, whole genome shotgun sequence genomic window:
- the LOC107643660 gene encoding E3 ubiquitin-protein ligase RING1-like: MASEPDVFERFVRNRDMTLFLPFFFGFSDSQSRDSSSQDQDNDETGERTTDAPNRERIILVNPFTQSMVVIDGASSLEALFRDMAVNNSRKAGRPPATKESIDAMPSFVIEEGEAEVGECVVCLEDFGVGALVKEMPCKHRFHPNCIEKWLGMHGTCPVCRYEMPVEEKDEGKKRDSEGEEEQEGGERERRRIGNGEVWVSFSFNRGISRRHDHDQNQNQNQNQDSSGDGDDDPNLGDYASSTAGGDAEAEN; encoded by the coding sequence ATGGCATCCGAGCCTGACGTTTTCGAAAGATTTGTTAGAAACAGAGATATGACTCTGTTTTTGCCTTTCTTCTTTGGCTTCTCTGATTCTCAATCTCGGGATTCTTCATCGCAAGACCAAGATAACGACGAAACGGGAGAAAGGACCACCGATGCTCCCAACCGAGAGAGGATCATACTAGTGAACCCCTTCACGCAAAGCATGGTTGTCATCGACGGCGCTTCAAGCCTCGAAGCTCTGTTTCGCGACATGGCCGTTAACAACAGCCGCAAAGCTGGAAGACCTCCAGCTACGAAGGAATCCATTGACGCCATGCCGAGCTTTGTAATCGAAGAAGGTGAAGCTGAAGTAGGAGAGTGTGTTGTGTGTTTGGAGGATTTTGGTGTTGGTGCTTTGGTTAAGGAGATGCCATGTAAGCACAGGTTTCATCCGAATTGCATTGAGAAGTGGCTTGGGATGCATGGAACTTGCCCTGTTTGCAGGTACGAGATGCCGGTTGAGGAAAAAGATGAAGGGAAAAAGAGGGATagtgaaggagaagaagaacaagaaggaggagaaagagagaggagaagaatcGGTAATGGTGAAGTTTgggttagtttttcttttaacaGGGGTATTAGTAGGAGACATGACCAcgatcagaatcagaatcagaatcaaaaTCAAGATTCTTctggtgatggtgatgatgatccTAATTTGGGTGATTATGCATCATCAACTGCTGGAGGTGATGCTGAAGCAGAAAATTAG
- the LOC107640656 gene encoding (R)-mandelonitrile lyase-like gives MDSILIRSANTYLARHGNKGIVSKILPRQDMPYLQNGRPVDMVFNPLGVPSRMNVGQIFECSLGLAGDMLDRHYRIAPFDERYEQEASRKLVFSELYEASKQTSNPWIFEPEYPGKSRIFDGRIGNPFEQPVIIGKPYILKLIHQVDDKIHGRSCGYYALVTQQPLRGRAKQGGQRVGEMKVWALEGFGVAHILQEMLTYKSDHIKARQIKAYYIKVSNVFFPSKISLNNFPFFIGSKLEPLLYNVANRKWHMTSDVKEVSGKSYDYIIVGGGTCGCPLAATLSQKFSVLLIERGGSPYGNPYVTERRFYGFPLIQTDKYMSVAQFFTSQDGVANVRGRVLGGSSAINGGFYSRASDEFVGKAGWDKKMVKEAYEWVESKVVFPPFFLSPWQSVAEFSLLESGVLPYNGYSLEHVKGTKISGSVFDAFGKRHTSADLLDAGNHKSLTVLVNATVKSIIFDHNGTKNETRANGIRFIESHGSLEQTHEAYIKKHKNSRGDVILAAGALGSPQLLLLSGIGPKEQLKKFNIPLVLDMKNVGKGMQDNPCIAVLVDSKPQNRIPDPPQVAGITSDLKIIIEAAILPLSSNSTRVNVAAKIAFPSSKGFLELSNTDPRLNPTVRFNYLASEDDMEECVNMTQLLNKIARSKSIAFFLGESSQNKLASAEDDMRKFCKKNVRTIYHYHGGSLVGSVVDKDYRVYGVKGLRVLDGSTFSESPGTNPMATLLMLGRYQGIKILRER, from the exons ATGGATTCCATATTAATAAGATCGGCTAATACCTATTTGGCGAGACATGGAAATAAGGGTATCGTTTCCAAAATTTTGCCTAGACAGGATATGCCTTATTTGCAAAATGGAAGACCCGTTGATATGGTCTTCAACCCATTAGGAGTTCCGTCAAGAATGAATGTAGGACAGATATTTGAATGCTCACTCGGATTAGCGGGGGATATGCTAGATAGACATTATCGAATAGCACCCTTTGATGAGAGATATGAGCAAGAGGCTTCGAGAAAACTAGTATTTTCTGAATTATATGAAGCCAGTAAACAAACGTCGAATCCGTGGATATTTGAACCCGAGTATCCGGGCAAAAGCAGAATATTTGATGGAAGAATAGGGAATCCTTTTGAACAGCCTGTTATAATAGGAAAGCCTTATATCTTGAAATTAATTCATCAAGTTGATGATAAAATACACGGACGTTCTTGTGGGTATTATGCACTTGTTACGCAACAACCCCTTAGAGGAAGGGCTAAACAAGGAGGACAGCGCGTAGGTGAGATGAAGGTTTGGGCTCTCGAGGGATTTGGTGTTGCTCATATTTTGCAAGAGATGCTTACTTATAAATCTGACCATATTAAAGCTCGTCAAATA AAGGCTTATTACATAAAAGTTTCAAACGTTTTTTTTCCTAGTAAAATTTCCTTAAACAATTTCCCTTTTTTTATTGGTTCTAAACTAGAACCTCTACTGTataatgtagccaacagaaaatGGCACATGACTTCAGATGTTAAAGAAGTATCAGGGAAATCCTATGACTACATCATAGTTGGTGGAGGAACATGTGGATGTCCATTGGCTGCAACACTGTCCCAAAAATTCTCAGTTCTACTTATAGAAAGAGGTGGTTCACCATATGGGAATCCCTATGTAACTGAAAGAAGGTTCTATGGATTTCCACTGATTCAAACAGACAAATACATGTCAGTGGCACAGTTCTTCACATCACAAGATGGGGTTGCGAATGTGAGAGGAAGAGTTCTTGGTGGTTCTTCAGCTATAAATGGAGGGTTTTACAGCAGGGCAAGTGATGAGTTTGTTGGAAAAGCTGGTTGGGACAAGAAAATGGTTAAGGAAGCTTATGAGTGGGTTGAATCCAAGGTTGTTTTCCCACCTTTTTTTCTTAGTCCTTGGCAATCTGTGGCAGAGTTTAGCCTCCTTGAATCTGGGGTTTTGCCGTACAATGGGTATAGTTTGGAACATGTGAAGGGGACAAAGATTTCTGGGAGTGTGTTTGATGCATTTGGAAAGAGGCATACCTCTGCTGATCTTTTAGATGCTGGGAACCACAAGTCCCTCACTGTTCTTGTGAATGCCACAGTCAAGAGCATCATATTTGATCACAATG GAACCAAGAATGAAACAAGAGCCAACGGCATAAGGTTCATCGAGAGCCATGGCAGCTTGGAACAAACCCATGAAGCATACATCAAGAAACACAAGAATTCAAGAGGTGATGTAATATTGGCAGCAGGTGCATTAGGTAGCCCCCAATTACTATTGCTAAGTGGCATAGGACCAAAAGAGCAACTCAAAAAGTTCAACATTCCATTAGTTCTTGACATGAAAAATGTTGGGAAAGGAATGCAAGACAATCCATGCATAGCAGTATTGGTTGATTCGAAGCCGCAGAACAGAATACCTGATCCACCACAAGTTGCTGGCATAACAAGTGACTTAAAGATTATAATTGAAGCAGCAATATTACCCTTGAGTTCTAATTCAACAAGGGTCAATGTTGCTGCAAAGATAGCATTCCCTTCCTCAAAAGGGTTTCTTGAACTGAGCAACACAGACCCAAGGTTGAACCCTACAGTGAGATTCAACTATCTAGCAAGTGAAGATGACATGGAAGAATGTGTCAACATGACTCAACTACTTAACAAGATTGCAAGGTCGAAATCCATCGCGTTCTTCCTTGGCGAATCGAGCCAGAACAAATTGGCATCCGCCGAAGATGATATGAGGAAATTCTGCAAGAAGAATGTTAGAACGATTTATCACTATCATGGGGGTTCCCTTGTTGGATCAGTGGTTGATAAGGATTATAGAGTTTATGGTGTGAAGGGTTTGAGGGTGTTGGATGGGTCAACCTTTTCAGAGTCACCAGGGACAAACCCAATGGCTACACTGCTTATGCTTGGAAGATACCAAGGGATCAAGATTCTCAGAGAAAGGTAA